The DNA sequence GTCCTACGGAGCGAGCGGGCGATTCAGGTCAACATCGTGATCGTGAGGACCTTCGTTCGGCTGCGTCGCATGCTCGCATCACAGCCCGACCTTGAGCGCAAGGTCGACGCCCTTGAGCGGAAATACGACGGCCAGTTCAAGGTTGTCTTCGACGCGATCCGCGCCTTGATGGCGCCCGAGCCTCGGCCCACGCGGCGCGTCGGCTTCCGCCCTGATGATGGAGAGCGTCATGAAGATCTCCACGCACCTCATTCGGCTACTTCGTCTTCAACCGCGCGTCGCCCGCCGCCCGCCAGAGATACCACGCCGCCACCGAGCGGTACGGCATCCAGCGCTCGCCGAACATGCGCAGCGCCTTCGGCGTCGGCCGCGCGCGGCGGCCGTAGGCGTGGCGGAAGCCCTCGCGCACGCCGAAGTCGTCCACCGGCAGCACGTCGAGCCGGCCGAGCGTGAAGATGAGCAGCATCTCGACGGTCCAGCGGCCCACGCCGTGGATTGGTGTCAGGCGCTCGATCATCTCCTCGTCGCTGAGCCGCCGGCAGGCGCGGCGCGTCGGCACGACGCCCTTGACCGTGTGGCGGGCGATGTCCTTGATGGCGCGCACCTTGGCGCGCGAGAAGCCGGCGCGGCGGAGCGTGGTCGCGCGCGCCGCGAGCACCGCCGCCGGCGCGGGGAAGCGCCCCTTCGGAAACAGGGCGACGAAGCGGCCCAGGATCGTCTCGGCCGCGCGCCCGTTGAGCTGCTGATGGGCGATGGCGCGCACCAGCGTCTCGTAGGGCGAGCGCCCGTGAGGCTCGAGCCGGCACGGGCCGTGACGGCGGATGAGCTTGCGCATCACGGAGTCGCGCGCGAGGTGGCGCCGGGCCGCGGCCGTCATGCGTTGCGCTGGGTCGGCATGACTCGCTTGCTATCACAGCGAGGTGTATCCGTCTAGGGACTTCCGCATCGCACGCGCGGCAGCTACTACGGAACCGTGGTGTCGCCCGTGCCGTGTCGGTCGTATACTCGAGGCGGAGCATCGCTATGGTGGTCCAGGTCGAGCGCGCGCGCAGGATGTTCACGGCCGACGAGTTCGAGCGGATGGTCGGCGTTGGGATCTTGCGGTCCGACGAGCGTCTGGAGCTCATCCGCGGCGAGATCGTCGAGATGACGCCGATCGGCCACCGCCACGCCGCGTGCGTCGCCAATTTCACCAAGCGCCTCGTGACCGGTGTCGGCGATCGGGCGGTCGTCTGGATCCAGGGACCTGCCCGCTTGGCGGTGGACACCGTCCCCGAGCCCGATCTGGCGCTGCTTCGCAGGCGCTCGTACGTCACGAGCGCGCCGGGGCGCGACGACATCCTGCTCGTCATCGAGGTGGCCGAGTCCTCGTTGCGCTACGACCGAGGGGACAAGCTCCGCCTCTACGCCGCCGCCGGCGTCCCCGAGTACTGGGTGGCGAGCGTCGAGGGTGGATGGATCGAGGTCTATCGCTCGCCGCACGACGATAGCTACCGCGAGCGCCGGCGTGCCGAGCGCGGAGAGACTATCTCTCCGCTCGCCTTCCCCGACGTCAGCGTCCCGGTCGCGGACGTCTTCGCGTGACATGGACGCGGCGGATCTGAGGATCTTCGAGGCGGTCGCGCGGCTCGGCGGGATGACCCGGGCGGCCGCCGAGCTCCACACCGTGCAGTCGAACGTGACCGCCCGCATCCGCGCGCTCGAAGACGAGCTCGGCACGCCGCTGTTCGAGCGCTCGAGCCGGGGCGTCGCGCTGACGGCGGCGGGGCGCCGGCTCCTGCCCTACGCCGTCCGGGTGCGCCACCTCCTGGAGGACGCGCGGCAGGCCGTCGAGGACGAGGGCACGCCCGCGGGGCCGCTCACCCTCGGCTCGCTCGAGACCACGGCCGCGCTGCGGCTCTCGCCGCTGCTCTCGACGTACCTTGCGAAGTATCCCGAGGTGGATCTGATCCTCAGGACCGGCACCACGCGCGAGCTGACCGAGGCGGTGCTCGAGCACCGCGTGGAGGGCGCCTTCGTCTGCGGCCCGGTGAGCCACCCCGAGCTCGACGCGGAGACCATCTTTCGCGAGGAGCTCGCGATCTTCACGGCGCCGGCGGTGGAAGGCCTGGACGAGCTGGTGAAGCAAGGCGATCTCAAGATCGTCGTCCTGCGCATCGGCTGCTCCTACCGCCAGCGGCTGGAAGACATCCTGGCGAAGCGCGGGGTCGTCGGCGCGCGTCTGCTGGAGTTCGGCACGCTCGAGGCGATCGTCGGCTGCGTCGCCGCGGGACTCGGCGTGACCCTGCTGCCGAAGGCCCTGATCGGCCCGGTCTGGCCCGACGGCCGGGTCGCGGTCCATGAGCTGGCGGCGGCCGACGCCGTCGTGGACACGGTGTTCATCCGCCGCCGCGACGGCTTCGTTTCGAGCGCTCTCGCCGCGTTCCTGCAATGCGTTCGGCCGCCTGAGCCTCATCGCTCTGCGCGATAGCGCCGATCACTTAAAACCGTTTCTCACGGTCTCCCCGCCGCGCTAGCCTCGGATCGCGGAGGTCGCGCATGCCGTTCCAGAACGTGCTGACGCAGCGCTTGAAGCTCGCCCACCCGATCATCCAGGCCCCGCTGGCGGGCGGTGGCGACACGCCGGAGCTGGTTGCCGCCGTCTGCGAAGCGGGAGCGCTCGGCTGCATCGGCGCGGCGTACCTGACGCCGGCGCAGATCGCCGAGGCATCGCGGGCCGTGCGCGCGCTGACGGTGCGGCCGTTCGGCATCAATCTCTTCGCGCCGCTCCCGGCGCCCGACGCGCCGCGGGATCCGCGGCCCGCCCTCGAGCGCGTCGCGCCCTTCTACGCCGAGCTGGGCTTGCCGGCGCCGGCGCTCCCGGTGTCCGGCGGTTACGCCTTCGACGAGCAGCTCTCCGCGGCGCTCGAGAGCGGGGCGTCCGTCTTCAGCTTCACGTTCGGCATCCTGCCCGCCGGCGCGATGGAGGCCATCAAGGCGCGCGGCATGTTCCTCGCGGGCACCGCGACGACCGTTGCGGAAGCCGTCGCGCTCGAGCAGGCCGGGGTCGAGGCAGTCGTCACGCAGGGCAGTGAGGCGGGCGGTCACCGGGGCACGTTCGCGGGACCGTTCGAGACGGGGATGGTGGGAACGATGGCGCTCGTGCCGCAGGTCGTGGACGCCGTGAGGGTGCCGGTGATCGCGTCGGGCGGCATCATGGACGGCCGCGGCATCGCCGCGGCGCTGGCGCTCGGCGCGCGCGCCGTGCAGATGGGCACCGCGTTCCTCACGTGCGACGAAGCCGGCATCCCCGAGGCATACAAGCAGGCGATCCTCGCCGCGCACGAGCACGAGACGCGCCTGACGCGGGCCTTCTCCGGTCGCCCGGCGCGGGGGATCGTCAACCGCTTCATCGTGGAAGTCGAGCGTGATGACGCCGACCGCGCGATTCTCCCGTTTCCCCTCCAGAACGCGCTGACCCGACCGCTCCGCAGCGCCGCCGCCAAGCAAGGCCGCGCCGAGTTCCTGTCGCTCTGGGCGGGGCAGGGCCTGGGCTTGGCGCGCCGTCAATCGGCGGCGAGCCTCGTCGCGCGG is a window from the Candidatus Methylomirabilota bacterium genome containing:
- a CDS encoding DNA-3-methyladenine glycosylase 2 family protein, translated to MTAAARRHLARDSVMRKLIRRHGPCRLEPHGRSPYETLVRAIAHQQLNGRAAETILGRFVALFPKGRFPAPAAVLAARATTLRRAGFSRAKVRAIKDIARHTVKGVVPTRRACRRLSDEEMIERLTPIHGVGRWTVEMLLIFTLGRLDVLPVDDFGVREGFRHAYGRRARPTPKALRMFGERWMPYRSVAAWYLWRAAGDARLKTK
- a CDS encoding Uma2 family endonuclease, which encodes MVVQVERARRMFTADEFERMVGVGILRSDERLELIRGEIVEMTPIGHRHAACVANFTKRLVTGVGDRAVVWIQGPARLAVDTVPEPDLALLRRRSYVTSAPGRDDILLVIEVAESSLRYDRGDKLRLYAAAGVPEYWVASVEGGWIEVYRSPHDDSYRERRRAERGETISPLAFPDVSVPVADVFA
- a CDS encoding LysR family transcriptional regulator; this translates as MDAADLRIFEAVARLGGMTRAAAELHTVQSNVTARIRALEDELGTPLFERSSRGVALTAAGRRLLPYAVRVRHLLEDARQAVEDEGTPAGPLTLGSLETTAALRLSPLLSTYLAKYPEVDLILRTGTTRELTEAVLEHRVEGAFVCGPVSHPELDAETIFREELAIFTAPAVEGLDELVKQGDLKIVVLRIGCSYRQRLEDILAKRGVVGARLLEFGTLEAIVGCVAAGLGVTLLPKALIGPVWPDGRVAVHELAAADAVVDTVFIRRRDGFVSSALAAFLQCVRPPEPHRSAR
- a CDS encoding nitronate monooxygenase — translated: MPFQNVLTQRLKLAHPIIQAPLAGGGDTPELVAAVCEAGALGCIGAAYLTPAQIAEASRAVRALTVRPFGINLFAPLPAPDAPRDPRPALERVAPFYAELGLPAPALPVSGGYAFDEQLSAALESGASVFSFTFGILPAGAMEAIKARGMFLAGTATTVAEAVALEQAGVEAVVTQGSEAGGHRGTFAGPFETGMVGTMALVPQVVDAVRVPVIASGGIMDGRGIAAALALGARAVQMGTAFLTCDEAGIPEAYKQAILAAHEHETRLTRAFSGRPARGIVNRFIVEVERDDADRAILPFPLQNALTRPLRSAAAKQGRAEFLSLWAGQGLGLARRQSAASLVARLATETAAAVGRLTTTD